A single Primulina eburnea isolate SZY01 chromosome 11, ASM2296580v1, whole genome shotgun sequence DNA region contains:
- the LOC140805298 gene encoding ras-related protein RABB1c-like, with protein sequence MSYAYLFKYIIIGDTGVGKSCLLLQFTDKRFQPVHDLTIGVEFGARMITIDNKPIKLQIWDTAGQESFRSITRSYYRGAAGALLVYDITRRETFNHLASWLEDARQHANANMSIMLIGNKCDLAHRRAVSTAEGEQFAKEHGLIFMEASAKTAQNVEEAFIKTASTIYRKIQDGAFDVSNESNGIKVGYGGVSGPSAGRDGATSQAGACCS encoded by the exons ATGTCGTACGCTTATCTCTTCAAGTACATTATCATCGGAGATACCG GTGTGGGGAAATCCTGCCTTCTTCTGCAGTTCACCGACAAGCGATTTCAACCAGTGCATGATTTAACCATTGGTGTCGAATTCGGGGCTAGAATGATCACAATTGACAACAAGCCCATCAAGTTGCAGATTTGGGACACG GCTGGTCAAGAATCATTCAGGTCTATTACAAGATCTTACTACAGAGGTGCTGCTGGGGCATTGCTGGTTTATGACATCACAAG GAGGGAGACTTTCAACCACCTTGCCAGTTGGTTGGAGGATGCAAGGCAGCATGCAAATGCAAACATGAGCATAATGCTAATTGGAAACAAGTGTGATCTGGCTCACAGAAGAGCAGTAAGCACAGCAGAAGGGGAGCAGTTTGCGAAGGAGCATGGCTTGATTTTCATGGAGGCTTCTGCAAAGACAGCTCAGAATGTTGAAGAG GCATTTATAAAGACTGCCTCAACGATCTACAGGAAAATTCAGGATGGAGCTTTTGATGTATCCAATGAG TCAAATGGAATCAAAGTTGGATATGGAGGTGTATCCGGACCTTCAGCAGGAAGAGATGGTGCTACTTCTCAAGCAGGTGCTTGCTGCAGCTGA
- the LOC140805323 gene encoding LOW QUALITY PROTEIN: LAS seventeen-binding protein 3-like (The sequence of the model RefSeq protein was modified relative to this genomic sequence to represent the inferred CDS: deleted 2 bases in 1 codon), with product MSSQLLEQAWREMAQTLTDANFGKTKEILEAEPPKWLPDSSASACMLCNVRFHPIMCSRHHCRFCGGIFCHGCSQGRSLLPEKFRNGNPQRVCDVCCVRLESVQSCLINQVSRASQFPTHDLTDLSTLRSWLNFPWGQSMEYEIYKATNSIQGYIKVGSLTPEKSIPGAILKRAKGLAIITVAKVGLMVTYNVGTGLVIARRKDGSWSPPSAITSFGIGWGALAGGEVTDFIIVLRTDSAVKTFGGRNVHVSIGAGLGAAVGIFGRAAEADVRAGDGSCAACYTYSCSKGT from the exons ATGTCTAGCCAACTCCTAGAGCAAGCCTGGAGAGAGATGGCTCAAACACTTACTGATGCCAACTTTGGTAAAACGAAGGAAATTCTGGAAGCTGAGCCACCAAAGTGGTTACCCGATAGCTCTGCTTCTGCTTGCATGCTGTGCAACGTGCGCTTTCATCCAATCATGTGTTCTAGGCACCACTGTAGATTTTGTGGTGGAATTTTCTGCCATGGTTGCTCCCAGGGACGGAGCTTGTTGCCTGAAAAATTCAGAAATGGAAACCCTCAACGAGTTTGTGATGTGTGTTGTGTTCGGCTTGAGTCTGTCCAATCATGCTTGATCAACCAAGTGAGTCGTGCGTCACAGTTTCCGACTCATGATTTGACGGACCTAAGTACGTTGCGTTCTTGGCTTAATTTTCCATGGGGCCAATCTATGGAATATGAAATATATAAGGCAACAAACAGTATTCAAGGTTATATTAAG GTTGGATCTTTGACACCTGAAAAGTCTATACCTGGTGCAATACTTAAGCGAGCCAAGGGCCTTGCCATCATAACTGTTGCCAAGGTTGGCTTGATGGTTACTTACAATGTTGGGACAGGGTTAGTGATTGCTCGTAGAAAAGATGGATCTTGGTCTCCGCCGTCTGCCATTACATCCTTTGGCATTGGTTGGGGAGCACTG GCTGGTGGGGAAGTGACAGATTTTATAATTGTGTTGAGAACGGATTCTGCTGTGAAAACATTTGGCGGT CGTAACGTTCATGTGTCCATTGGAGCAGGTTTAGGTGCTGCTGTTGGTATTTTTGGAAGGGCTGCTGAAGCTGATGTAAGAGCAGGTGATGGTAGCTGTGCTGCTTGCTACACATACAGTTGCAGTAAAGGTACTTGA
- the LOC140805052 gene encoding uncharacterized protein, which produces MGGGFRVLHLVRPFLSVLPEVQSADRKIPFREKVIYTVISLFIFLVCSQLPLYGIHSTTGADPFYWMRVILASNRGTVMELGITPIVTSGMVMQLLAGSKIIEVDNNVREDRALLNGAQKLLGILIAVGEAVAYVLSGMYGSVGQLGVGNAIIIILQLCFAGIIVICLDELLQKGYGLGSGISLFIATNICENIIWKAFSPTTINSGRGAEFEGAVIALFHLLITRTDKVRALREAFYRQNLPNVTNLLATVLIFLIVIYFQGFRVVLPVRSKNARGQQGSYPIKLFYTSNMPIILQSALVSNLYFISQLLHRRYSGNFLVNLLGKWKESEYSGQSVPVGGLAYYITAPSSLSDILSNPFHGLFYIVFMLSACALFSKTWIEVSGSSAKDVAKQLKEQQMVMPGHRESNLQKELNRYIPTAAAFGGICIGALTVLADLMGAIGSGTGILLAVTIIYQYFETFEKEKASELGFFGF; this is translated from the exons ATGGGAGGTGGATTTAGAGTGCTCCATTTGGTTCGGCCGTTTCTTTCGGTTCTGCCAGAAGTTCAGTCTGCGGACCGGAAAATTCCATTCAGAGAGAAGGTTATATACACTGTAATATCCCTTTTTATTTTCCTGGTCTGCAGTCAGCTGCCGCTCTATGGAATACACTCCACTACGGGTGCTGATCCATTCTACTGGATGCGTGTAATTCTTGCCTCAAACCGGGGCACAGTGATGGAGCTGGGAATCACACCGATAGTGACATCTGGCATGGTTATGCAACTTTTGGCGGGTTCAAAGATCATTGAAGTTGACAACAATGTGCGAGAGGATCGGGCCCTTTT AAATGGTGCACAGAAGCTGTTAGGCATCTTGATAGCAGTTGGTGAGGCAGTTGCATATGTTCTCTCGGGAATGTATGGCAGCGTTGGACAACTAGGGGTTGGGAATGCAATCATCATAATCCTGCAACTGTGCTTTGCTGGAATCATTGTTATTTGCCTTGATGAACTTCTCCAGAAAGGATATGGTCTTGGATCTGGAATTTCTCTCTTTATAGCAACCAATATTTG TGAAAACATTATCTGGAAAGCCTTTAGTCCAACTACCATAAACAGTGGACGTGGAGCTGAATTTGAAGGTGCTGTTATTGCTTTATTCCACTTGTTGATTACTAGAACGGATAAGGTTCGTGCTCTGAGAGAGGCTTTCTACCGGCAGAATCTTCCTAATGTTACGAACTTACTCGCCACTGTCCTAATCTTCCTTATCGTCATATACTTCCAAGGGTTCCGTGTTGTTTTACCTGTGAGGTCAAAGAATGCTCGTGGGCAACAGGGTTCTTATCCAATTAAGTTGTTCTACACTTCTAATATGCCAATAATTTTACAATCTGCACTTGTGTCCAATCTTTACTTTATTTCCCAG TTGCTTCATAGGAGATACAGTGGAAATTTCCTTGTTAACCTTCTGGGAAAGTGGAAGGAATCTGAATATTCTGGTCAATCTGTACCTGTTGGGGGCCTCGCTTATTACATAACTGCACCATCGAG CTTGTCAGATATATTATCAAATCCTTTCCATGGATTATTTTATATCGTATTCATGCTGTCAGCATGTGCCTTGTTCTCGAAAACATGGATCGAGGTCTCTGGATCCTCAGCTAAGGATGTGGCTAAGCAGCTGAAG GAACAACAAATGGTGATGCCTGGACATCGTGAATCAAACCTTCAGAAGGAGCTGAACCGTTACATTCCAACTGCTGCAGCTTTTGGTGGCATCTGCATCGGGGCCTTAACAGTATTGGCAGATCTTATGGGGGCTATCGGTTCGGGCACTGGGATTTTACTTGCAGTAACTATCATATATCAATATTTCGAGACCTTTGAGAAGGAAAAGGCAAGCGAGCTTGGTTTCTTCGGTTTCTAA
- the LOC140805340 gene encoding serine/threonine-protein phosphatase 7 long form homolog, with protein sequence MGLYGIIRCGFFKYDNHLITALVERWCREIHTFHLRVGEATITLQDVELVWNLNINGFAVTGVDEYFKPHVWQSQCAEWLGFMPHVNQFRGNKLVMSVLDQYCRSILINDNSTHVEVERYTRCVTLMIIGGCMLPDSDGCSVNLMYLRLLRDTNQVSKYSWGSAVLAFLYRELCTASTIGKGEIAGPIFILQVWALSRITFLCPDPFGDIPDDDDHNDQILPFSPFGERWNRSFTWTHTTNHSVRVITSYNIDKY encoded by the exons ATGGGTCTTTATGGCATTATTCGTTGCGGATTCTTCAAATATGATAATCATTTGATTACGGCTCTCGTTGAAAGATGGTGTAGAGAGATTCATACATTTCATCTTCGTGTTGGTGAGGCAACAATAACGTTGCAAGATGTTGAGCTGGTATGGAATCTAAATATTAACGGTTTTGCTGTTACTGGCGTTGACGAATATTTTAAGCCACACGTGTGGCAAAGTCAATGTGCTGAATGGTTGGGTTTTATGCCACACGTAAATCAATTCAGAGGTAATAAATTGGTAATGTCAGTGCTggatcaatattgtagatcaaTTTTGATCAACGATAATAGCACACATGTAGAAGTTGAGCGGTATACTCGGTGCGTGACATTGATGATTATCGGAGGATGTATGTTACCTGATTCAGATGGTTGTTCCGTAAATTTGATGTACTTACGTCTTCTCCGAGACACGAATCAGGTTTCAAAATACAGTTGGGGAAGTGCTGTACTAGCATTTCTCTACCGTGAACTGTGTACTGCATCAACTATCGGCAAAGGTGAAATAGCAGGACCAATTTTCATTTTACAG gtttgGGCACTTTCCAGAATTACCTTTCTTTGTCCAGATCCATTTGGTGACATTCCAGATGACGATGATCACAATGACCAAATTCTTCCATTTTCTCCATTTGGTGAAAG GTGGAACCGTAGTTTCACGTGGACACATACTACGAATCACTCAGTGCGAGTGATTACTAGTTATAATATT GATAAATATTGA